From Flavobacteriales bacterium:
TTGCAATTCATAATCTTCTTGGAATAAAACTATTTCAATAATTGATGAATCATTTGCTTCTACCATACCTTCCGCATAGCCAATATATTCAGACGGTATATCAAATATCATGTTGCGGTTATCGTCTTTAAGGGCAAATATTTTGTAGGCTCCTTGCCTCATATAAGAGATTTCAAAAAGGCCAGAATCGTTTGTAACGGCATAATAACTTGGTATGCTTTTGTAGGGTATGGAGTCTTCGTTATTGGAATAGGCATAAACCTGAATGTCTTTTACTGGTCTGTCTGTTAGGGCATCTCTAACAACTCCGCTAATCTTTGCAGAATCAATTACTGCTCCAGTAGATATCACATATTCTAGATTAGACAACACATTGTTTTCTGTGATATCCTTAATCGCATCTCCATATTTAATGCAGTATGTCGTATTAGGATCTAGCTCACTTTTTATTTTAACGACAACTTTTTTACCGGTTCTAAATACTTCCAATTTTTCATCGATGGGAGGGGAGATGATAATATTTTTTAGTGCGGATTCTATTTTTACATATTCATCGAACTCAATTTCTAACGGTTTTTTAGGGAGGTAATTCGTTGTTTTATTCTCGGGCTTAAAAGATAAGGCAACCGGAGGAGCGATGTCTTTATCGCCTCCTTTTGGAGCCACCATTTGAGCACAGCCAGCAAAGAATATTACCGAAGCAAAAGCAAATAAAAAGGTTAGAAAATTGGGTCTATAATACATTACGAATCAAAGCTACAATTTTCTGTAGCTCCTTCTTATCCGTTTCGTCAAAATCAGATAATTTATCGCTATCAATATCGAGAACCAATAGCACTTCATTTTTAGCGCTGCAAACAGGAAGCACAATTTCGGATTTAGATTGAGCGCTACAAGCAATATGGCCTGGGAAATATTCTACGTCGTCGACTAGTATTATTTCATTTTGTTTCCACGCCGTACCGCAAACACCTCTACCATATTCTATTCGGAAACAAGCTACATCTCCTTGAAATGGGCCGAGTATTAATTCATTGTTTTTTACAAAGTAGACACCTATCCATATCCATTGCATGGTTTGTTTAAGTGCAGCAATAATGTTTGAGATAACTGCGATAGCATCCGTTTCGCCTTTAACCAGAGACTCTATTTGAGGAATTAGCTCAGCATAGCGATCTTCTTTATTTGCTTTG
This genomic window contains:
- a CDS encoding GAF domain-containing protein, with the protein product KANKEDRYAELIPQIESLVKGETDAIAVISNIIAALKQTMQWIWIGVYFVKNNELILGPFQGDVACFRIEYGRGVCGTAWKQNEIILVDDVEYFPGHIACSAQSKSEIVLPVCSAKNEVLLVLDIDSDKLSDFDETDKKELQKIVALIRNVL